The following coding sequences are from one Paenibacillus sp. JDR-2 window:
- a CDS encoding Ig-like domain-containing protein — MKKKMLMVLWIMALLLSGFPAGGVLAAESPDSSAGSGENAGAVFFVSPNGSDSNSGTLESPFLTLEKARDAVRQLKQSSGLPGGGVTVYLRGGVYNRTGSFQLEEQDSGTADNPITYKAYPGESVSLSGGRNLEKGWFEPVTDQAVLNRIISTDARTKVLQVDLKSYGITDYGVLSRHGYYKANDVSQTPPMELYVEGQGMTLARWPNNGTVQMGDIVDPGPTRKDADLQTRGGTFKYTYDRPALWTQADDIWLDGIFGYSWEWSYNKVASIDTVGKTITLAYGEMSGLFKNWYPDFHFAQNLLEEIDMPGEYYIDRSQGILYFMPTAAFKQKANPEITVTMLKTPMINTVNTSFVNFEDLILENGRDSAAVIMGGNHVQIVHCEIRNFTEGGVRINTQSRWLYDDFAKASGVNHAVIGTHIHHIGGTGVILNGGDRLTLEPGNNVVENSHIHDFAYYHKAYNPAVILTGAGNRISHNEIHDAPHPGVLIFGNDHVVEYNNIYDVCKTFSDLGAIYMNLGASPQERGTVIRRNYFHNIGEGKAGVQGVYPDNFTMGLAIEENIFYRMGNSAILNNGGAHIKTSNNLFIDAKTPYEYSDMYLGDGPDQQISKNYMGPWHALFDKYNNFVGMPHLTKYPELADFFTENRYYPDTNTFKNNVIYNPTKARNSTTNANGAYDKLNLVQYANNWVTNGDPGFVDLAGGDLNLKSDAAVFQQIPGFADIPFSEMGLTEKAGTYLAPDVIPVEGLELYDDSLAIGIGKSYDLYAAVLPWNATNPALVYTSSDPSVVKVDASGKLKGVNLGSATVTAASADNPLLKDEVQVTVEVGDGMMDDTNFENGRNSWPTDPNRSIVDVGGGNHMYKLLKGATALNDNDFSNYELDFKLKTPPVIPELATFYVFDRLNQSGSGGRIGYRKFADGTSSWILYNGAWATIKQNTLASQDLLPDTVYDIKIMVKGQEISVYANGQLKLKASDPTFNPSGKVGFYAGGFDYLLFDDIQFKVPTTDVAGLLLDKSSLNMVIGEPQQLQVQFDPSDAANRAVVWQSANPDIASVDESGKVTALAKGETTVTVTSVANPQASASIKIVVSDILLYTDFDSGANSWPVDPNRSIVTVNGNKMYRIVAGASALHPKVFTDYDLTFKLKTPAEMPAQGTFYVYDRSASGTSGKVGYRKLADGTSQWVLYNPNWTVLQTNNFSGQDLQPNSEYNIRVLVDGARIRVYVNGELRLDGTDTKHNASGTVGFYVGGFSEFWFDDVKFTLIDRTAPVTAAAMNPVQPDGTGDWYSKPVTVDLSAIDSGTGVAGTEYSTDGGATWLPYQNQLTFTDDGDYSLLYRSVDAAGNREDNKTISFKLDTSGPETSITGLEEKAYANSETVNLSWAVSDTVSGVDEGKTTAQLDGQTVQQGAAIPLYTLAAGSHTFTVSVTDLAGNTRESKVTFTAYADISSLKELVAQFYELNWIDNQGIANSLTKKLENGSLDAFINHVEAQSGKHIQAEAAAYLLRDANYVLQGNSLPV, encoded by the coding sequence ATGAAGAAGAAAATGCTGATGGTCTTATGGATAATGGCTTTGCTTCTAAGCGGATTTCCTGCAGGCGGCGTGCTCGCGGCGGAATCCCCGGATTCAAGCGCAGGCTCTGGCGAAAATGCCGGAGCGGTCTTTTTCGTCTCGCCAAATGGAAGCGATTCCAACTCCGGGACTTTAGAATCGCCTTTTCTTACTCTGGAGAAGGCGAGAGATGCTGTCCGTCAATTAAAGCAAAGCTCGGGATTGCCAGGCGGAGGCGTTACGGTCTATCTAAGAGGCGGCGTATACAACCGGACCGGAAGCTTTCAGCTTGAAGAGCAGGATTCGGGTACGGCGGATAACCCGATCACCTATAAAGCTTATCCGGGAGAATCCGTCAGTCTGAGCGGGGGCCGGAATTTGGAGAAGGGCTGGTTCGAGCCTGTAACCGACCAAGCGGTATTGAACCGCATCATCAGTACGGACGCAAGAACAAAGGTATTGCAGGTAGACCTTAAGTCATATGGCATTACGGATTACGGCGTCTTGAGCCGGCATGGCTATTACAAAGCCAACGATGTCAGCCAGACGCCGCCTATGGAGCTGTATGTGGAAGGCCAAGGCATGACTCTGGCAAGATGGCCGAATAACGGGACGGTACAGATGGGCGATATCGTTGACCCCGGTCCAACCCGCAAGGATGCTGACCTGCAGACCCGTGGAGGCACTTTCAAGTATACTTACGACCGGCCGGCGTTATGGACGCAGGCGGACGATATATGGCTGGACGGCATTTTCGGCTATAGCTGGGAATGGTCCTATAACAAGGTTGCTTCTATTGATACCGTGGGCAAAACCATCACATTGGCTTACGGGGAAATGAGCGGTTTGTTCAAAAACTGGTACCCGGACTTTCATTTTGCCCAGAACCTATTAGAAGAGATTGATATGCCTGGCGAGTATTATATCGACCGGAGCCAAGGCATTCTGTATTTCATGCCGACGGCTGCCTTCAAGCAGAAGGCCAATCCGGAGATTACCGTAACGATGCTGAAGACTCCGATGATTAATACGGTAAATACGTCTTTCGTGAACTTTGAGGATTTAATATTGGAAAATGGCCGTGATTCCGCGGCGGTGATCATGGGCGGCAACCATGTCCAGATCGTACACTGCGAAATAAGAAATTTTACCGAAGGCGGCGTACGCATTAATACCCAGAGCCGGTGGCTGTACGATGACTTCGCCAAGGCTTCCGGTGTTAACCATGCGGTTATCGGTACCCATATCCACCATATCGGGGGAACGGGAGTGATTCTGAACGGAGGCGACAGGCTGACGCTGGAGCCGGGGAATAACGTGGTGGAGAACAGCCATATTCATGATTTTGCCTACTATCATAAAGCCTATAATCCTGCCGTCATCCTGACCGGAGCCGGAAACCGCATATCGCATAACGAAATTCATGACGCTCCGCACCCGGGTGTTCTTATTTTTGGCAACGATCACGTTGTCGAGTACAACAACATCTATGACGTATGCAAAACGTTCTCGGATCTAGGCGCAATCTATATGAATCTGGGAGCATCGCCGCAGGAACGGGGAACCGTTATCCGAAGAAACTATTTCCATAATATCGGGGAAGGCAAAGCCGGCGTGCAAGGGGTCTATCCCGACAACTTTACGATGGGGCTTGCGATCGAGGAAAATATTTTCTACCGGATGGGCAACTCCGCGATTCTGAACAATGGCGGCGCCCATATTAAGACCAGCAATAATCTTTTTATTGATGCCAAGACTCCTTACGAATATTCGGATATGTACCTGGGCGACGGTCCGGATCAGCAGATCTCCAAAAACTACATGGGTCCGTGGCATGCCTTATTCGACAAGTACAATAACTTCGTTGGCATGCCGCATCTGACGAAATATCCGGAGCTGGCGGATTTCTTCACGGAGAATCGCTATTATCCGGACACCAATACGTTTAAGAATAATGTTATTTACAATCCGACAAAAGCGAGAAACAGCACGACAAACGCAAACGGCGCTTACGATAAGCTGAATCTGGTGCAATACGCGAACAATTGGGTTACGAATGGGGATCCGGGTTTTGTAGACTTGGCCGGAGGGGATTTGAATTTGAAGTCCGACGCGGCGGTATTCCAGCAAATACCGGGCTTTGCGGATATCCCGTTTAGCGAGATGGGGCTAACCGAAAAAGCGGGGACATACCTTGCTCCAGACGTTATCCCAGTCGAAGGCCTGGAGTTGTATGATGACAGCCTCGCGATCGGAATCGGCAAATCTTACGATCTGTATGCGGCGGTGCTGCCATGGAATGCGACTAATCCTGCACTGGTGTACACATCAAGCGATCCATCCGTCGTGAAGGTGGATGCTAGCGGCAAGCTGAAGGGAGTGAACCTGGGCAGCGCAACCGTTACGGCCGCATCCGCAGACAATCCGCTTCTCAAGGACGAGGTCCAAGTGACCGTTGAGGTCGGAGACGGCATGATGGACGATACGAACTTCGAGAACGGCAGGAATAGCTGGCCAACCGACCCTAACCGCAGCATTGTAGACGTTGGCGGCGGCAATCACATGTATAAGCTGCTCAAAGGCGCCACTGCGCTGAACGATAATGACTTCAGCAATTACGAGCTTGACTTCAAGCTGAAGACGCCGCCTGTTATTCCGGAGCTGGCAACGTTTTACGTGTTCGACCGGTTGAATCAAAGCGGCAGCGGAGGAAGAATCGGATACCGGAAATTTGCGGACGGAACCTCCTCGTGGATTCTATATAATGGGGCATGGGCAACGATTAAGCAAAATACGCTGGCCTCCCAGGATCTGCTGCCCGATACCGTATACGACATCAAGATTATGGTGAAGGGACAGGAGATCAGCGTTTATGCCAACGGCCAGCTGAAGCTGAAAGCGTCCGATCCGACCTTTAATCCTTCGGGAAAAGTCGGCTTTTATGCCGGCGGCTTTGATTATCTGTTATTCGACGATATTCAATTTAAGGTTCCCACGACCGATGTGGCCGGTCTGCTGCTGGATAAGAGCAGTTTGAACATGGTCATTGGCGAACCGCAGCAGCTGCAGGTTCAATTCGATCCGTCGGATGCCGCCAATCGTGCTGTTGTCTGGCAATCCGCAAATCCGGATATTGCGTCCGTCGACGAGAGCGGTAAGGTGACTGCTCTGGCAAAAGGCGAAACGACGGTTACGGTCACCTCCGTTGCCAATCCGCAAGCTTCGGCTTCTATTAAGATAGTCGTCTCCGATATCCTTCTGTATACGGATTTCGATTCAGGGGCGAACAGCTGGCCGGTTGACCCGAACCGGAGCATTGTAACCGTAAACGGCAATAAGATGTACCGCATTGTAGCCGGGGCTTCCGCTCTTCATCCGAAGGTATTTACCGACTACGACTTAACCTTCAAGCTGAAGACGCCTGCCGAGATGCCGGCTCAGGGCACCTTCTACGTGTACGACCGTTCGGCTTCCGGCACTTCAGGCAAGGTTGGTTACCGGAAATTGGCGGATGGAACATCGCAGTGGGTTCTATACAATCCGAATTGGACGGTTCTGCAGACGAATAACTTCTCCGGTCAGGATCTGCAGCCTAATTCGGAGTACAACATTCGGGTCCTGGTAGACGGGGCGAGAATAAGAGTGTATGTGAACGGGGAGCTGAGACTGGACGGTACGGACACCAAGCATAATGCATCGGGAACGGTAGGGTTTTATGTCGGGGGCTTTAGCGAGTTCTGGTTCGATGACGTCAAGTTTACGCTGATTGACCGGACCGCTCCGGTAACGGCGGCGGCTATGAATCCAGTGCAGCCTGATGGCACGGGAGATTGGTATTCCAAGCCTGTAACCGTTGATCTGAGCGCAATCGACAGCGGAACCGGCGTGGCAGGCACGGAATACAGCACGGATGGCGGAGCGACCTGGCTTCCATATCAGAACCAGCTTACGTTCACTGACGACGGGGACTATTCGTTGCTTTATCGGTCGGTTGACGCGGCTGGAAATAGAGAAGACAACAAAACGATAAGCTTTAAGCTGGATACCAGTGGGCCTGAGACTAGTATTACGGGTTTAGAAGAGAAGGCATACGCAAACTCGGAAACGGTAAATCTGTCCTGGGCGGTCTCGGATACCGTCTCCGGAGTGGATGAGGGCAAGACGACTGCGCAGCTGGACGGTCAGACGGTACAGCAAGGAGCAGCTATTCCGCTATATACGCTGGCTGCAGGTTCTCATACCTTCACGGTTTCAGTTACTGACTTGGCAGGGAATACGCGGGAGAGCAAGGTGACCTTCACCGCCTATGCCGATATCAGTTCGCTGAAAGAGTTAGTTGCGCAATTCTATGAGCTGAACTGGATTGATAATCAAGGTATCGCAAATAGCCTAACGAAAAAGCTGGAAAACGGCAGCCTGGATGCCTTTATCAATCATGTGGAGGCGCAAAGCGGCAAGCATATCCAGGCGGAAGCAGCCGCTTATCTGCTGCGGGATGCTAACTATGTTTTGCAAGGAAATAGCTTACCGGTGTAA
- a CDS encoding carbohydrate ABC transporter permease, translating to MKATRWQERIAPGLIYFVLASLAVIVVYPFIHVIAVSFSGRGEALRSGFHFFPRDIQWTAYRELLNYPFIWSGYSNTIFRMVVGTALTLLVTVCAAYPLSRPDFPVKRLLTLLLLFTMIFDGGIVPHYLLMKDLHLLNSLWVYVLPTAANAFQVLVMLSFFRSLPDALIEAARIDGARDIGILFRIVLPLSIPPLVTIGLWSMVHHINAFMDNLLYVTDQSKFVLQQVVRQILIENKVDAFTTATNMIPPAPESLKMASVIVCTLPVLVVYPFLLKYFEKGTMIGSVKG from the coding sequence ATGAAGGCGACAAGATGGCAGGAACGTATTGCCCCCGGCCTCATTTATTTTGTATTGGCCTCACTCGCGGTAATTGTTGTGTATCCGTTTATCCATGTCATAGCCGTTTCGTTCAGCGGACGCGGGGAAGCGCTCCGGAGCGGGTTCCATTTCTTCCCGCGGGATATCCAGTGGACGGCTTACCGGGAGCTGCTTAATTATCCGTTTATCTGGTCCGGCTACTCGAATACGATTTTCCGGATGGTGGTGGGCACGGCTCTCACGCTGCTCGTTACCGTCTGCGCGGCTTATCCGTTGTCGCGTCCCGATTTTCCCGTCAAACGGCTCCTTACTTTGCTTCTGCTCTTCACCATGATTTTTGACGGAGGGATCGTGCCTCATTATTTGCTGATGAAGGATTTGCATTTGCTTAACTCCCTTTGGGTCTATGTGCTGCCTACGGCGGCAAATGCCTTTCAGGTTCTGGTCATGTTATCTTTCTTCCGGTCGCTTCCCGATGCCTTGATTGAAGCAGCCCGGATCGACGGAGCCAGAGATATCGGGATTTTGTTCCGCATCGTGCTGCCGCTCTCGATTCCGCCGCTTGTTACGATCGGGCTGTGGTCCATGGTTCACCATATCAACGCGTTTATGGACAATTTGCTGTACGTGACCGACCAGTCGAAGTTTGTCCTGCAGCAGGTCGTCCGGCAAATTCTAATCGAAAACAAGGTAGATGCGTTTACGACGGCAACGAATATGATCCCTCCGGCTCCCGAGAGCCTGAAGATGGCATCCGTAATCGTGTGCACATTGCCCGTGCTTGTCGTATATCCTTTCCTGCTGAAATACTTCGAGAAAGGAACGATGATTGGATCGGTAAAAGGCTAA
- a CDS encoding ABC transporter permease, translating into MKTIRRHGELLSLFLFSFLFFFIFKYGPLYGVIIAFKDFKVVDGIWGSPWVGLQHFQELFQNSDFYRLLKNTLLLNLYLLIFAFPAPIILALLLNEVRSRYFQRFIQMTMYLPHFVSWVIMSGLIIYFLSPTTGVLAEIMGWFGVEPVFYMGKKEYFRSIVVISAILKDLGWGSIIYFAALTGINPELQESAIIDGANRWQRMIKINIPSIMPTIAIMFILSLGGFLSANFEQIINLLNPVTFETGDVIDTYVYRVGLQQFQYSYTAAIGLFKSLVGLLLILGANLLVRKMSRGESGLW; encoded by the coding sequence ATGAAGACTATACGCAGGCACGGAGAGCTGCTCTCGTTATTTCTGTTTTCGTTTCTCTTTTTCTTCATTTTCAAATACGGTCCGCTGTATGGCGTGATCATTGCGTTCAAGGATTTCAAAGTGGTGGACGGCATTTGGGGAAGTCCTTGGGTAGGGCTGCAGCATTTCCAAGAGCTGTTCCAGAACAGCGACTTTTACCGTCTCCTTAAAAATACGCTGCTTCTTAATCTGTATCTGCTTATTTTTGCTTTCCCGGCACCGATCATTTTGGCGCTGCTGCTTAACGAGGTCCGGTCGCGCTACTTCCAGCGTTTTATTCAGATGACGATGTATTTGCCCCACTTTGTATCGTGGGTCATCATGTCGGGGCTTATTATTTACTTTTTATCGCCAACGACCGGAGTCTTGGCTGAAATCATGGGATGGTTTGGGGTAGAGCCTGTCTTCTATATGGGGAAAAAGGAGTATTTCCGCTCCATTGTTGTTATTTCCGCGATTCTGAAGGATCTGGGCTGGGGCTCCATTATCTATTTCGCCGCCTTGACCGGGATCAACCCGGAGCTTCAGGAGTCCGCGATTATCGATGGCGCCAACCGCTGGCAGCGGATGATTAAGATCAATATTCCGTCGATTATGCCTACAATCGCGATTATGTTTATTCTAAGTCTCGGCGGGTTCTTAAGCGCGAATTTCGAACAGATCATCAACCTGCTTAACCCGGTTACGTTTGAAACCGGCGATGTGATCGATACTTATGTCTACCGGGTAGGCCTGCAGCAGTTCCAATACAGCTACACGGCGGCGATTGGTCTGTTCAAGTCGCTGGTCGGCCTTCTGCTTATTCTCGGCGCCAATTTGCTTGTACGGAAAATGAGCCGGGGAGAGAGCGGATTATGGTAG
- a CDS encoding extracellular solute-binding protein: MKRQTMGKAALAAIVAAGLLAGCSSNSNNATNNNKTTDSSASPSAGTSEPTETKEANAKPIEITWGIHFQAAGVVENTEVQKWLEQKFNVKIKPVKVTDASIASGDVPDIFMLGDPANVSAYQNQGVLMSIDPNQLKEKMPEYYADIEKKSKLFQTVTFNDQLWAIPMFIDLKPYDLGMLWRKDWLNNVGITKVPETLDEFEQAVYAFAQKDPDKNGKKDTYGLTGTATSTWSSGFYSIFGAFGVEPTMWHEKNGEIVNGSVMPETKEALAKLRQWYADGVIDPEFITDTQDSYRKKLYNNRIGVIEEQIAKGALPEGGTVTEMKSLSPNAELVFSKNPKGPGGDGSWDWGVKSNFVVIGSKVKDQPEKLDKLYEILRAESSDEETINMTSLGVKGTHWDFAESGAASGATKFLPSFEKQEQRDQEGIRLFSLGNITTQAYREKYSNPKLNEAIKTYSSAPNLTDALLFSALPSDGKYKADLTALMQKYFAQIISGEIPLDDFDKFVTEWKARGGDELTKEANELYQAQFKN, translated from the coding sequence ATGAAACGACAGACAATGGGCAAGGCCGCACTCGCGGCAATCGTAGCTGCGGGATTACTCGCGGGCTGCAGCTCCAACTCGAATAACGCTACTAATAATAATAAAACAACGGATTCTTCGGCTAGCCCAAGCGCAGGCACATCCGAGCCAACGGAAACAAAAGAAGCAAACGCAAAGCCGATTGAAATTACATGGGGCATCCATTTCCAGGCTGCGGGCGTCGTTGAGAACACCGAAGTTCAGAAATGGCTGGAACAGAAATTCAACGTCAAGATCAAGCCGGTGAAAGTAACCGATGCCAGTATCGCTTCCGGCGATGTTCCGGATATCTTCATGCTGGGAGATCCGGCTAACGTATCGGCTTATCAGAACCAAGGCGTATTAATGAGCATTGATCCTAATCAATTGAAGGAAAAGATGCCGGAATACTATGCCGATATCGAGAAAAAAAGCAAGCTGTTCCAGACTGTTACCTTTAATGATCAGCTGTGGGCGATTCCGATGTTTATCGATTTGAAGCCTTATGATTTGGGAATGCTTTGGCGCAAGGATTGGTTGAATAATGTCGGCATAACGAAGGTGCCGGAGACGCTGGATGAATTCGAGCAGGCGGTATACGCCTTTGCGCAGAAGGATCCGGATAAGAACGGCAAAAAAGATACGTACGGTTTGACGGGCACGGCAACCTCCACCTGGTCTTCCGGCTTCTACTCGATCTTTGGGGCGTTTGGCGTGGAGCCAACGATGTGGCATGAGAAAAACGGCGAGATCGTAAACGGCTCCGTTATGCCGGAGACGAAGGAAGCATTGGCGAAGCTGCGGCAATGGTATGCGGATGGAGTCATTGACCCTGAATTTATAACCGATACGCAGGATTCTTACCGCAAGAAGCTGTACAACAACCGGATTGGCGTTATTGAAGAGCAAATCGCCAAAGGCGCGCTTCCGGAAGGCGGCACCGTAACGGAGATGAAATCCTTAAGTCCTAATGCGGAGCTTGTCTTCTCGAAAAATCCGAAAGGCCCGGGCGGCGACGGATCTTGGGACTGGGGTGTGAAGAGCAACTTTGTCGTAATCGGCAGCAAGGTGAAGGATCAGCCTGAGAAGCTCGATAAGCTGTACGAAATTCTCCGCGCGGAAAGCAGCGACGAAGAGACGATCAACATGACCAGCCTTGGCGTGAAAGGTACGCATTGGGACTTTGCGGAGAGCGGAGCCGCATCGGGAGCAACCAAGTTCCTTCCTTCGTTCGAGAAGCAGGAGCAGCGCGACCAGGAAGGAATCCGCCTCTTCTCGCTTGGCAACATTACGACGCAGGCGTACCGCGAGAAGTATTCGAATCCGAAGCTGAACGAAGCGATCAAAACGTATTCGTCCGCGCCGAACTTAACGGATGCGCTGCTCTTCTCGGCATTGCCGTCCGACGGCAAATACAAGGCTGACCTGACAGCGCTTATGCAGAAGTATTTCGCCCAGATTATTAGCGGTGAAATTCCGCTTGACGACTTCGATAAGTTCGTAACGGAATGGAAGGCTAGAGGCGGCGACGAGTTAACGAAAGAAGCCAACGAGCTGTACCAGGCGCAATTCAAAAATTAA
- a CDS encoding helix-turn-helix domain-containing protein has protein sequence MPGSIKQNSMFVKQLLSLTAIAVITVVLIASVTYSISADNSIQNAITYNESVLTQQQELIHKELTSIKYNASSMIATQTYLYQMKGSKLSVSSLIDLTGFVAEQKKISPYIDSIYIYYAPLELVLTSRQEIRTSPISTFADRSWLDTWKQPSASRSVWITGRQDGFSPDHSAASLLQKMPLIGQVNGAIVINLKLDLLFNDYLSHYHNKKGTTLVLGANSELLYTDAADGDRLMKAVNLSRLNAESGSYIDDSDRIISYTTSELTGWKFIDVTEKSTLLQGMGRIKVIVVSVAAAYLTAAIAISFFVSRRLYRPLHSVISYIENAAHDQRDGAIKPLPTGDEAGFIRQRFEQMIRSWEILAKEKRKVDSLLTDNRTAIKEKYLNDLIQGGEGNGQAVELLGLRLDFSRFALLTLELEEPYPVKDDPFHFHLLRYGFMDELGADINGEVFAKDDKRTVILLAVPPENDEFPLEYAKRLKQHMLTRYGLTVTIAVSRICTGEESVRLAYEDTIAVLNLKIYIGKGEVLPYSILGDWQAEEEEAYYYPYDLEAKLQQALLQTDKGQCFDTLREITGTAIDKKLSKANIQQLFFQLSGEIVKTLVQSRGDIAAVFGSRAAYADLIARAETLKDMEKCLIEMCDRIIDYHREKRSKMTDVTLQLAIDYMDANFNNNISVDTVAEYVERSSSYLSRIFKESMGMTINDYLIQLRIRRATELLGQVNLSIEEICHEIGYANVSYFNKIFKARTGLTPGQYRQQHAAEKLLSQG, from the coding sequence ATGCCGGGCTCAATCAAGCAGAACAGCATGTTCGTGAAGCAGCTTCTTTCCTTAACCGCTATTGCCGTTATCACGGTTGTCCTTATTGCATCCGTTACTTATTCCATCTCGGCAGACAACAGTATTCAAAATGCGATTACATACAACGAATCCGTCCTTACCCAGCAGCAAGAGCTCATCCACAAAGAACTAACCTCCATTAAATATAACGCTTCAAGCATGATCGCGACCCAAACGTATCTTTACCAAATGAAAGGGAGCAAGCTTAGCGTCAGCTCCCTCATTGACTTAACCGGCTTTGTTGCCGAACAGAAAAAAATCAGTCCTTACATCGATTCCATCTATATCTATTACGCTCCGCTGGAGCTTGTCCTGACCTCGCGGCAGGAGATCCGGACTTCCCCCATTTCCACCTTCGCGGACCGGTCCTGGCTGGATACGTGGAAGCAGCCTTCGGCAAGCCGCTCGGTCTGGATTACCGGGAGACAGGACGGCTTTTCCCCCGACCATTCCGCTGCCAGCTTACTTCAAAAAATGCCGCTGATCGGCCAAGTCAACGGCGCTATTGTGATCAACTTGAAGCTGGATCTGCTGTTTAACGATTATTTGAGCCACTACCATAATAAAAAAGGCACCACTCTTGTTCTTGGAGCAAACTCCGAGCTGCTCTATACCGATGCGGCCGACGGAGATCGGCTAATGAAGGCCGTTAATCTTAGCCGTCTAAACGCGGAAAGCGGCTCCTATATCGATGACTCCGACCGGATCATCTCCTACACAACCTCCGAGCTGACAGGCTGGAAGTTTATCGACGTCACGGAGAAGTCCACCCTTCTGCAAGGGATGGGGCGTATCAAAGTAATTGTGGTTAGCGTAGCCGCGGCTTATCTGACAGCCGCTATCGCAATCTCCTTTTTCGTGTCCAGAAGATTGTACCGTCCTCTCCACAGCGTCATCTCTTATATTGAGAATGCCGCGCATGACCAGCGGGATGGTGCAATCAAGCCTCTTCCAACCGGAGACGAGGCGGGCTTTATCCGGCAGCGGTTCGAGCAGATGATCCGCAGCTGGGAGATTCTCGCCAAGGAGAAAAGGAAGGTTGATTCTCTGCTCACCGACAACCGTACGGCTATTAAAGAAAAGTACTTGAACGATCTGATCCAAGGCGGTGAAGGAAACGGGCAAGCCGTGGAGCTGCTTGGACTGCGGCTTGATTTTTCCCGGTTTGCCTTGCTTACGCTGGAGCTGGAGGAGCCTTATCCCGTAAAGGACGATCCTTTTCATTTCCACCTGCTGCGTTACGGATTTATGGATGAACTAGGCGCGGATATCAACGGAGAGGTATTTGCCAAGGATGATAAGAGGACGGTTATCCTCTTGGCTGTTCCGCCCGAAAACGACGAATTCCCTCTGGAATATGCCAAGAGGCTGAAACAGCATATGCTCACCAGGTATGGATTAACGGTTACGATTGCTGTCAGCCGAATCTGCACGGGAGAGGAATCGGTCCGGCTGGCTTACGAGGATACGATTGCCGTCTTGAACCTGAAGATCTATATCGGTAAAGGCGAGGTATTGCCCTACTCGATCTTGGGCGATTGGCAGGCGGAGGAAGAAGAAGCTTATTACTATCCCTATGATCTGGAAGCAAAGCTGCAGCAGGCGTTGCTTCAGACGGATAAAGGGCAGTGCTTCGATACCCTCCGGGAAATCACCGGGACCGCGATAGACAAGAAGCTGAGCAAAGCCAATATCCAGCAGCTGTTCTTCCAGCTGAGCGGCGAGATTGTCAAAACTCTTGTCCAATCCCGGGGGGATATTGCCGCCGTATTCGGCAGCCGTGCTGCTTATGCCGATCTTATAGCACGCGCCGAGACGCTGAAGGATATGGAAAAATGTCTGATCGAAATGTGCGATAGAATTATCGACTACCATCGCGAGAAGCGTTCCAAAATGACGGACGTAACCTTGCAGCTTGCCATCGACTACATGGATGCGAATTTCAATAACAACATTTCCGTAGATACCGTTGCCGAATACGTGGAACGCAGCTCCTCTTACTTAAGCCGTATTTTTAAAGAATCCATGGGTATGACCATCAATGACTATTTGATTCAGCTGCGCATAAGGAGAGCTACGGAGCTGCTTGGGCAGGTCAACCTGTCCATTGAAGAGATCTGTCACGAGATTGGGTACGCCAATGTCAGCTACTTCAATAAGATCTTTAAAGCCCGTACGGGGCTTACGCCCGGGCAATACCGACAGCAGCATGCGGCGGAGAAGCTGCTCTCGCAAGGATGA